A single region of the Marinobacter salinisoli genome encodes:
- the hisF gene encoding imidazole glycerol phosphate synthase subunit HisF has product MALAKRIIPCLDVDKGRVVKGVNFVDIRDAGDPVEVARRYNEQGADEITFLDITASHESRDTTYETVERMAAEVFIPLTVGGGVRTVDDIRKLLNAGADKVSINTAAVFNPEFVREAADRFGSQCIVVAIDAKQVSAEGETPRWEIFTHGGRKPTGLDAVEWARKMVELGAGELLLTSMDRDGTKIGFDLGLTRAISDAVSVPVIASGGVGELQHLADGVTQGGADAVLAASIFHFGQHTIPEAKAFMKSQGIEVRD; this is encoded by the coding sequence ATGGCACTGGCAAAACGGATTATTCCCTGTCTCGATGTGGACAAGGGGCGGGTGGTGAAAGGCGTGAACTTCGTTGATATCCGCGACGCCGGTGATCCGGTGGAAGTCGCCCGCCGCTACAACGAACAGGGTGCCGACGAGATCACCTTTCTGGATATCACGGCCAGCCACGAGAGTCGCGACACCACCTATGAGACTGTCGAGCGTATGGCTGCGGAAGTGTTTATCCCGCTGACGGTTGGTGGTGGGGTGCGTACCGTGGATGACATCCGCAAGCTGCTCAATGCCGGCGCGGATAAGGTCTCCATCAACACCGCGGCAGTATTCAATCCGGAATTCGTTCGCGAGGCGGCTGACCGGTTCGGCAGCCAGTGCATCGTGGTGGCTATCGATGCCAAGCAGGTAAGTGCCGAAGGCGAGACACCGCGCTGGGAAATCTTTACCCATGGCGGGCGCAAGCCGACCGGGCTGGATGCGGTAGAGTGGGCTCGCAAGATGGTGGAGTTGGGCGCCGGTGAGTTGCTGCTGACCAGCATGGATCGCGACGGCACCAAGATCGGATTTGATCTCGGCCTGACGCGAGCCATTAGCGATGCGGTGAGTGTTCCGGTGATTGCCTCAGGGGGTGTTGGGGAGCTTCAGCATTTGGCCGATGGCGTGACCCAAGGTGGGGCTGATGCGGTGCTGGCGGCATCCATTTTTCATTTCGGCCAGCACACCATTCCCGAGGCCAAGGCCTTCATGAAAAGTCAGGGGATTGAAGTCCGGGATTGA
- a CDS encoding divergent polysaccharide deacetylase family protein translates to MAKSDATTSEGPDAQLPTIAIIIDDMGYNREQGERLANLEQPLTLAFLPFRRHTVALAELAHSRNKEIMLHAPMANTRNFALGPGGLTSDMDEASIATTLRRSLQAIPHVRGVNNHMGSLLTQQLELMDWVMKELEKYPVYFVDSRTIATSIAGDVAQAYQIPSMTRDIFLDHEQSEEFVDRQFRKLIQRARENGTAIGIGHPHKVTVDYLAKHLPMLDAQGVAIATVSGLWAIRNDNREMFANEDKQAIQPALARNP, encoded by the coding sequence ATGGCCAAGAGCGACGCCACAACCAGTGAGGGTCCGGACGCCCAGCTCCCGACCATCGCCATCATTATTGATGACATGGGCTACAACCGGGAACAGGGCGAGCGCCTGGCCAATCTTGAACAGCCGCTGACACTGGCCTTCCTGCCCTTCCGTCGCCATACCGTGGCGCTGGCCGAGCTGGCACACAGCCGCAACAAGGAAATCATGTTGCATGCCCCGATGGCCAATACCCGCAACTTTGCGCTGGGGCCGGGCGGGCTCACCTCCGACATGGACGAAGCCAGCATTGCCACCACCCTGCGCCGTTCGCTGCAGGCGATACCGCACGTACGCGGCGTGAACAACCATATGGGTAGTTTGCTGACTCAACAGCTGGAACTGATGGACTGGGTGATGAAGGAGCTGGAGAAATATCCGGTGTACTTCGTAGACAGCCGCACCATCGCCACCTCGATTGCGGGTGATGTCGCGCAGGCCTACCAAATCCCCAGCATGACCCGGGACATCTTCCTCGATCACGAGCAGTCTGAAGAATTCGTTGACCGCCAGTTCCGGAAACTGATTCAGCGCGCCAGGGAAAATGGCACCGCGATCGGCATTGGCCACCCCCACAAGGTAACGGTGGATTACCTGGCCAAACACTTACCTATGCTGGATGCTCAGGGCGTCGCCATCGCCACCGTCAGCGGACTGTGGGCGATCCGCAACGATAACCGGGAAATGTTCGCCAACGAGGACAAGCAGGCAATACAGCCTGCCCTGGCCAGAAATCCCTAG
- the hisA gene encoding 1-(5-phosphoribosyl)-5-[(5-phosphoribosylamino)methylideneamino]imidazole-4-carboxamide isomerase, which yields MLIIPAIDLKDGKCVRLRQGRMDDSTVFGDDPVDMATRWVDAGARRLHLVDLNGAFAGEPVNGEIVQAIARKYPDLPIQIGGGIRSADTIEAYLKAGVQWVIIGTKAVKEPAFVTDMCKQFPGHIIVGLDAKDGRVATDGWAEVSEVMATDLAKRFADDGVDSIVYTDISRDGMMQGVNVEATAALAREGGIPVIASGGVTNMDDLKRLATVADQGVLGAITGRAIYEGTLDVAEAQAFCDSLSA from the coding sequence ATGCTGATTATTCCCGCCATTGATCTGAAAGACGGCAAGTGCGTTCGTTTGCGCCAGGGCCGCATGGATGATTCCACGGTATTTGGTGACGACCCGGTTGATATGGCTACCCGCTGGGTAGATGCTGGCGCCCGCAGGTTGCATCTGGTGGACCTGAATGGCGCCTTTGCCGGTGAGCCGGTCAACGGCGAGATCGTGCAGGCCATCGCCCGCAAATACCCTGACCTGCCGATTCAGATCGGCGGTGGTATCCGTTCGGCGGACACCATCGAGGCCTACCTGAAAGCCGGCGTGCAGTGGGTGATTATCGGCACCAAGGCGGTGAAGGAGCCGGCGTTTGTCACCGACATGTGCAAACAGTTCCCGGGTCACATCATTGTCGGGCTGGACGCCAAAGACGGCCGCGTTGCGACCGATGGCTGGGCGGAAGTGTCCGAAGTGATGGCCACAGACCTGGCCAAGCGCTTTGCCGACGATGGCGTGGACTCCATTGTGTACACCGACATCAGCCGTGACGGCATGATGCAGGGCGTTAACGTGGAAGCCACCGCCGCGCTGGCGCGGGAAGGCGGTATTCCGGTCATTGCCTCCGGTGGCGTCACCAATATGGATGACCTGAAGCGTCTGGCCACCGTGGCCGACCAGGGCGTACTGGGTGCCATTACCGGTCGAGCGATTTACGAAGGTACGCTGGACGTGGCCGAGGCCCAGGCGTTCTGCGACAGCCTGAGCGCGTAA
- a CDS encoding S41 family peptidase has product MKRARRPSYALPLRAITLSTVFATIPGLALAQDQNSGGEQVYEGSINGQPVEVTLPDPEKQLPLEDLRKFTEVFARIKDAYVEEVDDQQLLESAIKGMLSDLDPHSTYLAPKDYEELEESTSGEFGGLGIEVGMENGFVKVIAPIDDTPAQKAGVQAGDLIIKLDEKPVKGMTLEEAVSLMRGKPGTILTLTIMRDGESAPIEIDVERDIIKVTSVKSRMIENGYGYIRITQFQAETGSQFRTALESLEEEYGNILDGLIIDLRNNPGGVLQAAVETADALLDQGLIVYTEGRIQSSRLRFSATSGEFMPDTPVVVLINGGSASASEILAGALQDHERAVIMGTQSFGKGSVQTVIPLDETHAIKMTTARYYTPDGRSIQATGIKPDIEVRPAELTELDSQPFFTEADLSGHLEGQNENKDSKSGKDKSSASPAERDYQLRSALNLLKGLHILDKSGASAKGQESSQ; this is encoded by the coding sequence ATGAAGCGGGCCAGACGTCCATCCTATGCTCTTCCTCTGCGTGCCATCACCCTGAGCACCGTGTTCGCCACCATCCCGGGACTGGCGCTTGCCCAGGACCAGAACAGCGGCGGAGAACAAGTCTACGAAGGCAGCATCAATGGACAGCCGGTTGAGGTCACCCTGCCCGATCCAGAGAAACAGCTTCCACTGGAAGACCTGCGAAAGTTCACTGAGGTTTTCGCCCGCATCAAGGACGCCTACGTGGAAGAGGTGGATGACCAGCAACTGCTGGAAAGTGCCATCAAGGGCATGCTTTCCGACCTTGACCCGCACTCCACCTACCTCGCGCCCAAAGACTATGAAGAGCTTGAGGAAAGCACCTCTGGCGAGTTTGGCGGGCTGGGCATCGAAGTCGGCATGGAAAACGGCTTTGTCAAAGTCATCGCGCCGATCGACGATACCCCCGCTCAAAAAGCCGGCGTTCAGGCCGGCGATCTGATCATCAAGCTGGACGAAAAGCCGGTTAAGGGCATGACACTGGAAGAGGCGGTGTCACTGATGCGGGGCAAGCCCGGCACCATCCTGACGCTGACCATCATGCGTGACGGCGAAAGCGCGCCGATTGAGATTGATGTCGAACGGGACATCATCAAGGTCACCAGCGTGAAATCCCGCATGATCGAAAACGGCTACGGCTACATTCGCATCACCCAGTTCCAGGCGGAAACCGGCAGCCAGTTCCGCACGGCCCTTGAGTCGCTGGAAGAAGAATACGGCAACATCCTCGATGGCCTGATCATCGACCTGCGCAACAACCCCGGCGGTGTGCTGCAGGCTGCGGTTGAAACCGCCGATGCCCTGCTCGATCAAGGCCTGATTGTGTACACCGAAGGCCGTATCCAGAGTTCACGCCTGCGTTTCAGCGCCACCTCCGGCGAGTTCATGCCCGACACCCCGGTCGTGGTGCTGATTAACGGCGGATCGGCGTCTGCGTCCGAGATCCTCGCCGGCGCCCTGCAGGATCACGAGCGCGCCGTTATCATGGGCACCCAATCGTTCGGCAAGGGCAGCGTTCAAACCGTCATCCCACTGGACGAAACCCACGCCATCAAGATGACCACCGCCCGCTACTACACCCCCGATGGCCGCTCCATTCAGGCTACGGGCATCAAGCCGGACATCGAGGTCCGACCGGCTGAACTGACTGAGCTGGACAGCCAACCGTTCTTCACCGAGGCAGACCTGAGCGGCCACCTGGAAGGCCAGAACGAGAACAAGGACAGCAAATCCGGCAAGGACAAGAGCAGCGCATCGCCTGCGGAGCGTGACTACCAGCTCCGCTCCGCCCTGAACCTGCTCAAAGGCCTTCACATACTCGACAAGTCAGGCGCAAGCGCGAAGGGTCAGGAATCCAGCCAGTGA
- the hisH gene encoding imidazole glycerol phosphate synthase subunit HisH: MKTVAIIDYGMGNLHSARKAVEHVAPNVRVLVTDNADQIRDADHVILPGVGAIRDCMHEIRRLGVDALVREVSRDRPFLGICVGMQALMSRSEENGGVEGIGLFPSEVRFFGDNLVEGGERLKVPHMGWNEVYQAVEHPMWHNIPDGDRFYFVHSYYAEAEGNAEMAGRSHYGVDLAAAVARDNIFAVQFHPEKSARAGLQLLKNFVDWSGQ, from the coding sequence TCGACTACGGCATGGGGAACCTGCACTCTGCCCGAAAGGCGGTGGAGCATGTGGCGCCCAATGTGAGGGTGCTGGTGACCGACAACGCGGATCAGATCCGTGATGCGGACCACGTCATCCTGCCAGGTGTTGGCGCTATCCGTGACTGTATGCATGAAATCCGCCGCCTTGGCGTTGACGCACTGGTGCGGGAAGTGTCCAGAGACCGCCCATTCCTCGGAATCTGCGTGGGCATGCAGGCGCTGATGTCCCGCAGTGAGGAAAATGGCGGCGTGGAGGGGATCGGCCTGTTCCCGTCCGAGGTCCGCTTTTTCGGTGACAATCTCGTTGAGGGCGGTGAGCGCCTGAAAGTGCCACACATGGGTTGGAACGAGGTCTACCAGGCCGTCGAGCATCCTATGTGGCACAACATCCCGGACGGCGACCGCTTCTACTTCGTGCACAGCTACTACGCCGAGGCCGAAGGCAATGCCGAGATGGCTGGCCGCAGCCATTACGGTGTCGACCTGGCCGCTGCCGTTGCCCGGGACAATATCTTCGCGGTGCAGTTCCATCCGGAAAAGAGCGCCCGTGCCGGGCTGCAACTCCTGAAAAACTTTGTCGACTGGTCCGGTCAGTAA
- a CDS encoding murein hydrolase activator EnvC family protein: protein MPALAQNEVTPAQVRELKERIEAIDEWLSDAERDRSALERQLAATERKIGRLTRERRDLRQRTDTLQARLKELEQEERQLLLTLNRQRDGLKRQIRAAWMEGDAPAIKVLLNEVDPDRVARTMTYYEYLSRHTVERLEAFRASLRELKDARAHIQSTRTDLARTEADIASRQSQLDQSRKEREQTLATLNSDIRTRKSERQNLEADRQRLEELLKEVQQAIASIPAPNESQPFSSLRNKLPWPAQGKILSNYGDHYADGKLKRSGLLIGTSDGSEVKAIHYGRVVFANWLRGFGLMTIIDHGDGYMTLYGHNSSLFTSPGDWVAAGEPIAVAGRTGETDSSAVYFEVRHNGKPVNPKHWLAN, encoded by the coding sequence ATGCCGGCGCTGGCCCAGAATGAGGTCACGCCGGCACAGGTCCGGGAACTGAAAGAGCGTATCGAAGCGATCGATGAATGGCTGAGCGATGCCGAGAGGGATCGCTCAGCTCTTGAGCGCCAGCTTGCTGCGACGGAGCGGAAAATCGGCCGCCTGACCCGTGAACGACGGGATTTGCGGCAACGAACCGACACACTGCAAGCACGCCTGAAGGAGCTGGAACAGGAAGAACGCCAGCTTCTGCTCACCCTCAATCGCCAGCGCGACGGCCTGAAGCGCCAGATCCGGGCGGCCTGGATGGAAGGCGACGCACCGGCCATCAAGGTCCTGCTCAACGAGGTGGACCCGGACCGGGTCGCCCGAACCATGACCTACTACGAATACCTCAGCCGTCATACGGTTGAACGGCTCGAAGCCTTCCGGGCCAGCCTGCGGGAACTGAAAGATGCCCGTGCCCACATTCAGTCCACCCGCACCGACCTGGCCCGCACCGAAGCGGACATTGCCAGCCGGCAATCCCAGCTCGACCAGAGCCGGAAAGAACGCGAGCAAACCCTGGCCACACTCAACAGCGACATTCGAACCCGCAAAAGCGAGCGCCAGAACCTGGAAGCCGATCGGCAACGGCTCGAAGAATTGCTCAAGGAAGTGCAGCAGGCAATTGCCAGCATTCCCGCGCCCAACGAATCGCAACCGTTCAGTTCGCTTCGCAACAAACTCCCATGGCCGGCACAGGGCAAGATCCTCAGCAACTACGGGGATCACTATGCCGACGGCAAACTCAAGCGTAGCGGCCTGCTGATTGGCACCAGCGACGGCTCCGAGGTCAAAGCCATCCACTACGGCCGGGTCGTTTTTGCCAACTGGCTTCGCGGGTTCGGCTTGATGACCATCATTGATCACGGTGATGGCTACATGACACTCTATGGTCATAACAGCAGCCTGTTCACCAGTCCGGGAGACTGGGTGGCCGCAGGCGAACCGATTGCCGTTGCAGGACGCACCGGCGAGACGGACAGCTCTGCGGTGTATTTCGAAGTTCGCCACAACGGGAAGCCCGTCAATCCCAAACACTGGCTGGCGAACTGA